The following proteins come from a genomic window of Candidatus Neomarinimicrobiota bacterium:
- a CDS encoding KH domain-containing protein, protein MKEFVEFVAKSLVDSPDEVEVNQVDSERVTIFELKVAKEDIGKVIGRQGRTAKAFRTLLAAISAKAGTNRAMLEIIE, encoded by the coding sequence ATGAAAGAGTTTGTAGAATTCGTAGCTAAAAGTTTGGTAGACAGTCCAGATGAAGTTGAGGTCAATCAAGTAGATAGTGAACGGGTGACAATCTTCGAGTTGAAAGTGGCTAAGGAAGACATTGGCAAGGTAATCGGTCGTCAAGGTCGTACTGCCAAAGCCTTCCGGACCTTATTGGCTGCTATTTCAGCTAAGGCCGGTACCAACCGAGCCATGCTTGAGATCATAGAATAG
- the rimM gene encoding ribosome maturation factor RimM (Essential for efficient processing of 16S rRNA) produces MQLAEANRTAIGVVRKPHGVRGGLKVTLYSIDLDALQKLEQLFVNTGNNWQPLSLKSCQGYDDFAILSFNEISDRTQAENYRELELFTEREALPELDEDEFYLDDLVGCSVMDEQGRSLGKVVDILTPASHEVLVIHHGDKEILVPLVDKWVTDIDIKNSRIQINSVEVLS; encoded by the coding sequence ATGCAATTAGCTGAGGCGAATAGAACTGCTATTGGAGTGGTTCGGAAACCTCATGGCGTTCGAGGGGGACTCAAGGTGACCCTCTACAGTATCGACCTTGATGCGCTCCAGAAGTTGGAGCAGCTTTTTGTTAATACGGGTAATAATTGGCAACCGCTTTCATTGAAAAGTTGTCAAGGCTACGATGATTTTGCCATCCTGAGTTTCAATGAGATCAGTGATCGAACCCAGGCTGAGAACTATCGCGAACTCGAGCTATTCACCGAACGGGAAGCATTACCGGAACTGGATGAAGACGAGTTCTATCTGGATGACCTTGTAGGATGCAGCGTTATGGATGAGCAGGGACGCTCGCTGGGAAAGGTAGTTGACATTTTGACCCCGGCTTCCCATGAAGTTTTGGTCATTCATCACGGTGATAAAGAAATTCTGGTACCTCTGGTTGATAAGTGGGTGACAGATATTGATATTAAAAATTCACGTATCCAGATCAATAGCGTTGAGGTTCTCTCGTGA